From Erwinia sp. HDF1-3R, one genomic window encodes:
- the argE gene encoding acetylornithine deacetylase: MKTKLPPFIELYRELIATPSISATDIAIDQSNETLISLLAGWFRDLGFSVEVQPVPGTRHKFNMLAKTGSGAGGLLLAGHTDTVPFDDGRWTRDPFTLTEHDNKLYGLGTADMKGFFAFILDALRDIDLNTLEKPLYILATADEETTMAGAKYFSETTAIRPDCAIIGEPTSLKPVRAHKGHLSQAIRIQGQSGHSSDPARGVNAIELMHESITHLMGLRKTLKARYHHDGFAIPYPTMNFGHINGGDAANRICACCELHMDIRPLPGLSLKELDGLLNEALAPVSERWPGRVTVSELHPPIPGYECPREHQLVQVVEKLLGTETEVVNYCTEAPFIQEICPTLVLGPGSINQAHQPDEYIDTAFIKPTRELIAQVVQHFCHPQ, from the coding sequence GTGAAGACAAAATTACCGCCTTTTATCGAGCTTTACCGCGAGTTGATTGCCACCCCCTCCATCAGCGCAACCGATATCGCCATCGATCAGAGTAATGAAACTTTAATCAGTTTGCTCGCGGGCTGGTTCCGGGATCTGGGCTTCAGCGTGGAGGTCCAGCCCGTTCCCGGTACGCGTCACAAATTCAATATGCTGGCAAAAACCGGCAGCGGCGCGGGCGGCCTGCTGTTAGCGGGCCATACCGACACCGTTCCCTTTGACGATGGCCGCTGGACCCGCGATCCCTTCACCCTGACCGAACACGACAATAAGCTGTACGGACTGGGAACCGCCGATATGAAAGGCTTCTTTGCTTTCATTTTAGATGCGCTGCGCGACATTGATCTCAACACGCTGGAAAAACCGCTCTATATCCTGGCGACGGCGGATGAAGAAACCACCATGGCTGGCGCGAAATACTTCTCGGAAACCACCGCGATCCGCCCTGACTGCGCAATTATCGGCGAGCCAACCTCGCTGAAGCCGGTGCGCGCCCACAAGGGCCATCTCTCCCAGGCGATTCGCATTCAGGGACAGTCAGGCCACTCGAGCGATCCCGCACGCGGCGTCAATGCGATTGAACTGATGCATGAGTCCATTACCCACCTGATGGGCCTGCGTAAGACGCTCAAGGCGCGCTACCATCATGACGGTTTCGCTATCCCCTATCCGACCATGAACTTTGGCCATATCAACGGCGGCGATGCGGCAAACCGTATCTGCGCCTGCTGCGAACTGCATATGGATATCCGCCCGCTGCCTGGCCTGTCGCTGAAGGAGCTTGACGGACTGCTCAATGAAGCCCTGGCACCCGTGAGCGAGCGCTGGCCTGGTCGGGTAACGGTAAGTGAACTGCACCCTCCTATTCCGGGATACGAATGCCCACGCGAGCATCAGCTGGTTCAGGTGGTGGAAAAACTGCTGGGGACGGAAACGGAAGTGGTCAACTACTGTACAGAAGCGCCGTTTATTCAGGAAATATGCCCGACGCTGGTTCTGGGGCCTGGCTCTATCAATCAGGCACATCAGCCGGATGAATATATTGATACCGCCTTTATCAAGCCAACCCGGGAGCTGATTGCTCAGGTAGTGCAGCATTTCTGCCATCCGCAATAA
- the argC gene encoding N-acetyl-gamma-glutamyl-phosphate reductase, translating to MLNTLIVGASGYAGVELVTYLNRHPQVNITALAVSAQSPDAGKLLSELHPQLKGIVDLPLQPMSRPEEFADKVDVVFLATAHEVSHDLAPAFLAAGCVVFDLSGAFRVNDQSFYSRYYGFAHQQQTWLDKAVYGLAEWQHNSIKEAQLIAVPGCYPTAAQLALKPLVEAGLLNDAQWPVINATSGVSGAGRKASVSTSFCEVSLQPYGLFNHRHHPEITAHLGIPVIFTPHLGNFPRGILATITCRLKAGISAEDVAEAFHNAYHDKPLVRLYDKGVPSIKGVAGLPFCDIGFAVQGEHLIVVAAEDNLLKGASSQAVQCLNIRFGFPETESLI from the coding sequence ATGTTGAATACGTTGATTGTGGGTGCCAGTGGCTATGCTGGCGTTGAGCTGGTGACGTATCTGAACCGTCACCCCCAGGTGAACATAACCGCTTTAGCGGTTTCAGCGCAAAGCCCCGACGCAGGAAAATTGCTTTCTGAGCTTCATCCACAGCTGAAAGGCATCGTCGATTTGCCGCTACAGCCGATGAGCCGGCCAGAGGAGTTTGCTGATAAGGTCGACGTGGTTTTTCTTGCCACCGCCCATGAAGTCAGCCACGACCTTGCGCCAGCCTTTCTGGCGGCGGGCTGCGTGGTGTTCGATCTCTCGGGTGCCTTCCGCGTCAACGATCAGAGCTTTTACAGCCGTTATTACGGCTTTGCCCATCAGCAGCAGACGTGGCTGGATAAAGCCGTCTATGGGCTGGCAGAGTGGCAGCATAACAGCATTAAAGAGGCCCAGCTGATCGCCGTACCGGGCTGCTACCCGACGGCGGCGCAGCTGGCGTTGAAGCCGCTGGTGGAAGCCGGTCTGCTCAACGACGCCCAGTGGCCAGTGATCAATGCCACCAGCGGCGTCAGCGGTGCCGGGCGTAAAGCGTCCGTCAGTACCAGCTTCTGCGAAGTCAGCCTGCAGCCCTATGGCCTGTTCAATCATCGTCATCACCCTGAAATCACCGCCCATCTTGGGATCCCGGTGATCTTCACCCCGCATCTGGGCAATTTCCCACGCGGCATTCTGGCGACCATTACCTGCCGTCTGAAAGCGGGCATCAGCGCTGAGGATGTGGCTGAGGCGTTTCATAACGCCTACCACGATAAGCCGCTGGTACGGCTGTACGATAAAGGCGTACCGTCTATTAAAGGGGTCGCCGGGCTGCCGTTCTGTGATATCGGTTTTGCCGTGCAGGGTGAGCATCTGATCGTGGTAGCGGCAGAGGATAACCTGCTCAAAGGCGCCTCTTCCCAGGCGGTGCAGTGCCTGAATATTCGTTTCGGTTTCCCGGAAACAGAGTCACTTATTTAA
- the argB gene encoding acetylglutamate kinase, which produces MTNPLIIKLGGVLLDSEEALEKLFSALVSWRESHQRPLLIVHGGGCLVDELMKKLSLPVQKKNGLRVTPADQIDIITGALAGTANKTLLAWSKKHGIDAVGLCLADGGIVEVEQFDPQLGHVGQAAPGSPKLITTLLTAGYLPVISSIGITQQGELMNVNADQAATALAATLGADLILLSDVSGILDGKGQRIEEMTAAKAEALIAQGIITDGMVVKVNAALDAARTLGRPVDIASWRHAEQLQNLFNGVSIGTRILA; this is translated from the coding sequence ATGACGAATCCTCTTATTATCAAACTCGGTGGCGTACTGCTGGACAGTGAAGAAGCGCTGGAAAAACTCTTCTCTGCGCTGGTGAGCTGGCGTGAATCGCATCAGCGTCCGTTGCTTATCGTGCACGGTGGCGGCTGTCTGGTGGATGAGCTGATGAAAAAGCTCTCTCTGCCGGTGCAAAAGAAAAACGGGCTGCGCGTCACGCCTGCCGATCAGATCGACATCATTACCGGTGCGCTGGCCGGCACCGCAAATAAAACCCTGCTGGCCTGGTCGAAGAAACACGGTATTGACGCCGTTGGCCTCTGCCTGGCCGACGGCGGTATCGTGGAGGTTGAACAGTTCGACCCGCAGCTGGGCCACGTGGGGCAGGCGGCGCCCGGTTCGCCTAAGCTCATTACAACGCTGCTGACCGCGGGTTATCTGCCGGTTATCAGCTCCATCGGCATTACCCAGCAGGGTGAGCTAATGAACGTTAACGCTGACCAGGCGGCAACGGCTCTGGCCGCGACCCTGGGAGCGGACCTGATCCTGCTGTCTGACGTGAGCGGTATTCTTGACGGCAAAGGCCAGCGTATTGAAGAGATGACGGCGGCGAAGGCCGAAGCGCTGATCGCCCAGGGGATCATCACCGACGGCATGGTCGTCAAAGTAAATGCCGCGCTGGATGCCGCCCGCACGCTGGGGCGTCCGGTGGATATTGCCAGCTGGCGTCATGCAGAACAGCTGCAAAACCTCTTTAACGGCGTGTCAATTGGCACCCGGATCCTCGCTTAA
- a CDS encoding argininosuccinate synthase, with product MQDKSIKKIVLAYSGGLDTSAIIPWLKENYGGCEVVAFVADIGQERGDLEGVEQKAIQSGASECHVVDLREAFISDYVYPVLQTGALYEGTYLLGTSMARPIIAKAQVELALKVGADALCHGATGKGNDQVRFETTYTALAPQLAVVAPWREWNLRSREALLDYLKERNIPTTASLEKIYSRDENAWHISTEGGVLESPWNAPNKDCWVWTVDPLEAPDQPEQVTVSVEKGRVVAVNGEALSPYKCLEKLNVLGAKHGVGRIDIVENRLVGIKSRGCYETPGGTIMVNALRAVEQLVLDRDSFKWREQLGLEMSYVVYDGRWFAPLRKSIQASAEALAEEVNGEVVLQLYKGQVTAIQKKSANSLYSEEFATFGEDEVYDHRHAGGFIRLFSLSSRIRALNEKK from the coding sequence ATGCAAGATAAGAGCATAAAAAAAATCGTTCTGGCTTACTCCGGTGGTCTGGATACCTCTGCCATTATTCCATGGCTGAAAGAGAACTATGGCGGCTGTGAAGTCGTGGCCTTTGTTGCGGATATCGGCCAGGAGCGTGGCGATCTGGAAGGCGTTGAGCAGAAGGCTATCCAGTCGGGTGCCTCTGAGTGCCACGTGGTTGACCTGCGCGAAGCCTTTATCAGCGACTACGTTTACCCCGTGTTGCAGACCGGCGCCCTGTATGAAGGTACCTATCTGCTAGGCACCTCAATGGCCAGACCTATCATCGCCAAAGCCCAGGTTGAGCTGGCGCTGAAAGTGGGTGCGGATGCGCTGTGTCACGGCGCAACCGGTAAAGGCAACGACCAGGTGCGCTTTGAAACCACCTACACCGCGCTGGCTCCCCAGCTTGCCGTCGTTGCGCCATGGCGCGAGTGGAACCTGCGTTCCCGTGAAGCGCTGCTGGACTATCTGAAGGAGCGCAACATTCCGACCACGGCCTCGCTGGAAAAGATCTACAGCCGTGACGAGAACGCCTGGCACATCTCTACCGAAGGTGGCGTATTGGAAAGCCCGTGGAACGCGCCAAATAAAGATTGCTGGGTATGGACAGTCGACCCGCTGGAAGCGCCGGACCAGCCCGAGCAGGTCACCGTTTCCGTTGAGAAAGGGCGCGTGGTTGCGGTTAACGGCGAGGCACTCAGCCCGTACAAGTGTCTGGAAAAGCTGAACGTGCTGGGTGCTAAGCATGGTGTAGGCCGTATTGATATCGTAGAAAACCGTCTGGTCGGCATTAAGTCGCGCGGCTGCTATGAAACGCCCGGTGGCACCATTATGGTGAATGCGCTTCGCGCCGTTGAGCAACTGGTATTAGATCGCGATAGCTTTAAGTGGCGCGAGCAGCTGGGGCTTGAGATGTCCTACGTGGTTTACGATGGCCGCTGGTTTGCGCCGCTGCGTAAGTCTATCCAGGCCTCCGCTGAGGCACTGGCGGAAGAGGTAAATGGCGAAGTAGTCCTGCAGCTGTACAAGGGGCAGGTGACGGCGATTCAGAAGAAATCCGCCAATAGCCTCTACTCTGAAGAGTTTGCTACCTTCGGCGAAGATGAGGTCTACGACCATCGTCACGCGGGTGGGTTTATCCGGCTGTTCTCACTTTCTTCACGTATTCGCGCGCTGAACGAAAAAAAATAG
- the argH gene encoding argininosuccinate lyase — protein MALWGGRFTQAADQRFKLFNDSLRFDYRLAEQDIVGSIAWSKALVTVNVLTSEEQQQLESALTVLLEEVRANPQQILESDAEDIHSYVESRLIDKVGALGKKLHTGRSRNDQVATDLKLWCKAQVNELLMATRQLQQALLTTAEANQDAVMPGYTHLQRAQPVTFAHWCLAYVEMLARDESRLQDTLKRLDVSPLGCGALAGTAYEIDREQLAGWLGFASATRNSLDTVSDRDHVLELLSDASIGMVHLSRFAEDLIFFNTGESGFVELSDKVTSGSSLMPQKKNPDALELIRGKCGRVQGALTAMTMTLKGLPLAYNKDMQEDKEGLFDALDTWSDCLHMAALVLDGIQVKRPRCQEAAEQGYANATELADYLVAKGVPFREAHHIVGEVVVVAITQGVALEALPLSDLQAFSSVIAADVYPILSLQSCLDKRNAKGGVSPHQVSLAITDAKNRLR, from the coding sequence ATGGCACTTTGGGGTGGACGGTTTACACAGGCAGCGGATCAACGCTTTAAGCTGTTTAACGACTCGCTGCGCTTTGACTATCGTCTGGCAGAACAGGACATTGTGGGATCCATTGCCTGGTCCAAAGCGCTGGTAACGGTCAATGTTCTGACGTCGGAAGAGCAGCAGCAGCTGGAGAGTGCACTGACCGTGCTGCTGGAAGAGGTGCGGGCTAACCCGCAGCAGATCCTGGAAAGTGATGCGGAAGATATTCACAGCTACGTGGAAAGCCGCCTGATTGACAAAGTGGGGGCGCTGGGTAAAAAACTGCATACGGGCCGCAGCCGCAACGATCAGGTTGCCACCGATCTCAAGCTGTGGTGCAAAGCTCAGGTGAATGAGCTGCTGATGGCGACCCGACAGCTCCAGCAGGCCCTGCTCACCACCGCTGAGGCTAATCAGGACGCGGTAATGCCCGGCTACACGCATCTTCAGCGTGCGCAGCCCGTCACCTTTGCCCACTGGTGTCTGGCCTACGTCGAGATGCTGGCGCGTGACGAGAGCCGCCTGCAGGACACCCTGAAGCGTCTGGACGTCAGCCCGCTGGGCTGTGGCGCGCTGGCGGGCACGGCCTACGAAATCGACCGTGAACAGCTGGCCGGTTGGTTAGGCTTTGCCTCCGCCACGCGTAACAGCCTGGATACGGTATCTGACCGCGATCACGTGCTGGAACTGCTCTCTGACGCTTCCATCGGCATGGTTCACCTGTCGCGCTTTGCTGAAGATCTCATCTTCTTCAATACCGGTGAGTCCGGCTTTGTTGAGCTGTCAGACAAAGTGACGTCCGGCTCTTCCCTGATGCCGCAGAAGAAAAACCCGGATGCACTCGAGCTGATACGGGGTAAGTGTGGCCGCGTGCAGGGTGCGCTGACGGCGATGACCATGACGCTGAAAGGGTTGCCGCTGGCCTATAACAAGGATATGCAGGAAGATAAAGAGGGGCTGTTCGACGCGCTGGATACCTGGTCAGACTGCCTGCATATGGCCGCGCTGGTGCTGGATGGCATTCAGGTGAAGCGTCCACGCTGTCAGGAAGCGGCCGAGCAGGGCTATGCCAACGCCACCGAACTGGCGGACTACCTGGTGGCAAAAGGTGTCCCTTTCCGCGAGGCGCACCATATTGTCGGCGAGGTAGTGGTGGTCGCCATCACGCAGGGCGTGGCGCTGGAGGCACTGCCGCTTTCTGATCTCCAGGCATTCAGCAGCGTCATTGCAGCGGATGTTTACCCGATTTTGTCGCTGCAATCCTGTCTTGATAAACGTAATGCGAAGGGGGGCGTTTCACCTCATCAGGTTTCGCTCGCCATCACTGATGCGAAAAATCGGCTGCGGTAG
- a CDS encoding glutathione peroxidase translates to MFASQEGKSVPQVTFHTRQGDQWVDVTTDELFKDKTVIVFSLPGAFTPTCSSSHLPRYNELSDVFKKHGVDNILCVSVNDTFVMNAWKVDQHAENITFIPDGNGEFTRGMDQLVEKADLGFGPRSWRYSMLVRNGVVEKMFIEPNKPGDPFEVSDADTMLRYLAPEFKVQESVSLFTKPGCSFCAKAKQMLLDRGIQYEEIVLGQDATTVSLRAMTGRATVPQVFIGGRHIGGSDDLEKYMLGH, encoded by the coding sequence ATGTTCGCAAGTCAGGAAGGTAAGTCAGTCCCACAGGTCACTTTCCACACACGCCAGGGCGACCAATGGGTCGACGTCACGACTGACGAGCTGTTTAAAGATAAAACTGTCATCGTGTTTTCACTGCCGGGTGCCTTTACCCCGACGTGCTCGTCAAGCCACTTGCCACGCTATAACGAGCTGTCAGACGTATTCAAAAAGCACGGCGTCGACAATATTCTGTGCGTTTCAGTCAACGACACCTTCGTGATGAATGCCTGGAAAGTCGATCAGCACGCAGAAAACATCACTTTTATTCCAGACGGTAACGGTGAGTTTACCCGCGGTATGGACCAGCTGGTTGAGAAAGCCGACCTGGGTTTCGGTCCTCGCTCATGGCGTTACTCAATGCTGGTGCGCAATGGCGTCGTTGAAAAAATGTTTATTGAGCCGAACAAGCCGGGCGACCCGTTCGAAGTGTCAGATGCGGACACCATGCTGCGTTATCTGGCACCGGAATTCAAAGTGCAGGAATCGGTATCGCTGTTCACCAAGCCAGGCTGCTCATTCTGCGCAAAAGCGAAGCAGATGCTGCTGGACCGCGGTATTCAGTATGAAGAAATCGTGCTGGGCCAGGATGCCACCACGGTCAGCCTGCGCGCGATGACCGGTCGGGCCACGGTGCCACAGGTCTTTATCGGTGGACGCCACATTGGTGGCAGCGACGATTTAGAAAAGTATATGCTGGGTCATTGA
- the oxyR gene encoding DNA-binding transcriptional regulator OxyR has protein sequence MNIRDLEYLVALAEHRHFRRAADACHVSQPTLSGQIRKLEDELGVMLLERTSRKVLFTQSGLLLVDQARTVLREVKVLKEMASQQGDAMSGPLHIGLIPTVGPYLLPQIIPTLHKTFPKLEMYLHEAQTQQLLAQLDSGKLDCAILALVKESEAFIEVPLFDEPMKLAIYQDHPWHDRDRVPMSDLAGEKLLMLEDGHCLRDQAMGFCFQAGADEDTHFRATSLETLRNMVAAGSGITLLPALAVPKERVRDGVCYLPCYKPEPQRTIALVYRPGSPLRSRYEQLAEEIRTHMQGYLGSALKQAV, from the coding sequence ATGAATATTCGCGATCTTGAATACCTTGTAGCGCTGGCGGAACACCGCCATTTTCGTCGTGCTGCGGATGCATGCCACGTGAGTCAGCCCACCCTCAGCGGTCAAATCCGCAAGCTTGAGGACGAGCTGGGTGTAATGCTTCTGGAGCGAACCAGCCGTAAAGTCCTGTTCACTCAGTCTGGATTGCTGCTGGTGGACCAGGCACGTACCGTACTGCGGGAAGTTAAGGTGCTAAAGGAGATGGCAAGCCAGCAGGGCGATGCCATGTCCGGGCCGCTGCACATTGGACTGATCCCAACTGTAGGCCCTTATCTGCTGCCGCAGATCATCCCTACGCTGCACAAAACGTTCCCTAAACTTGAAATGTATCTGCATGAAGCGCAGACGCAGCAGCTGCTGGCGCAGCTCGACAGCGGTAAACTGGATTGTGCCATTCTGGCGCTGGTGAAAGAGTCTGAAGCCTTTATCGAAGTGCCCCTGTTCGATGAACCCATGAAGCTGGCTATTTACCAGGACCACCCGTGGCATGACCGCGATCGCGTGCCAATGTCCGATCTGGCGGGTGAAAAGCTGCTGATGCTGGAAGACGGGCACTGCCTGCGTGACCAGGCAATGGGCTTTTGTTTCCAGGCCGGGGCGGATGAAGATACGCATTTTCGCGCGACCAGCCTCGAAACGCTGCGCAACATGGTCGCGGCAGGAAGCGGCATAACGCTACTGCCCGCACTGGCCGTGCCGAAAGAACGCGTGCGCGATGGCGTCTGCTATCTGCCCTGTTACAAACCGGAGCCGCAGCGCACCATTGCGCTGGTGTATCGGCCGGGTTCACCGCTGCGCAGCCGCTATGAGCAGCTGGCAGAGGAGATCCGTACGCATATGCAGGGCTACCTGGGCAGCGCGTTAAAACAGGCGGTTTAG
- the sthA gene encoding Si-specific NAD(P)(+) transhydrogenase, with translation MQQSYDYDAIVIGSGPGGEGAAMGLVKQGAKIAVIERYHNIGGGCTHWGTIPSKALRHAVSRIIEFNQNPLYSDHTRLLRSSFADILNHTENVISQQTRMRQGFYERNRCELYQGDARFLDANTIEIQTHDGTVERLTAEKFVIACGSRPYHPVDVDFTHPRIYDSDSILNLHHEPGHVIIYGAGVIGCEYASIFRGLNVKVDLINTRDHLLAFLDQEISDSLSYHFWNNGVVIRHNEEFEKIEGTSDGVIMHLKSGKKVKADCLLYANGRTGNTDSLSLENVGLEADGRGLLKVNSMYQTAQPHIYAVGDVIGYPSLASAAYDQGRIAAQALIKGEANAHLIEDIPTGIYTIPEISSVGKTEQQLTALKVPYEVGRAQFKHLARAQIVGMNVGSLKILFHRETKEILGIHCFGERAAEIIHIGQAIMEQKNGGNTIEYFVNTTFNYPTMAEAYRVAALNGLNRLF, from the coding sequence ATGCAACAGTCTTATGATTATGATGCCATCGTTATTGGTTCAGGTCCCGGCGGCGAGGGTGCCGCGATGGGCCTGGTCAAACAGGGCGCAAAGATCGCAGTCATTGAGCGTTATCACAATATTGGCGGCGGCTGCACGCACTGGGGAACGATCCCCTCCAAGGCCCTGCGCCACGCCGTTAGCCGCATCATTGAGTTCAATCAAAACCCGCTTTACAGCGATCATACCCGCCTGCTTCGCTCTTCTTTTGCCGATATCCTGAATCACACAGAAAACGTGATAAGTCAGCAAACGCGTATGCGTCAGGGATTCTATGAGCGAAACCGCTGTGAGCTGTACCAGGGTGATGCACGCTTTCTTGATGCCAATACGATTGAAATTCAGACCCACGACGGTACGGTCGAACGCCTTACCGCAGAGAAATTTGTTATTGCCTGTGGCTCGCGACCTTATCACCCGGTCGACGTCGACTTTACCCATCCGCGCATTTACGACAGCGACTCTATCCTCAATCTGCACCATGAGCCGGGCCACGTCATTATTTATGGTGCCGGAGTCATAGGGTGTGAATACGCTTCAATCTTCCGTGGGTTGAACGTGAAGGTCGATCTGATCAATACCCGCGATCATCTGCTGGCCTTTCTCGATCAGGAGATTTCTGACTCGCTCTCTTATCACTTCTGGAACAATGGCGTGGTGATTCGCCACAACGAGGAGTTTGAGAAGATTGAGGGGACCAGCGATGGCGTGATTATGCACCTGAAGTCGGGCAAGAAAGTGAAGGCCGATTGCCTGCTGTACGCTAATGGCCGTACGGGTAACACCGATTCACTCTCCCTGGAAAATGTAGGCCTGGAAGCGGATGGGCGGGGCCTGCTAAAGGTCAACAGCATGTATCAGACCGCACAGCCGCATATTTACGCGGTGGGCGATGTCATTGGGTATCCAAGCCTCGCCTCAGCAGCCTACGATCAGGGACGTATTGCCGCACAGGCGCTGATTAAGGGTGAGGCCAACGCGCATCTGATTGAGGATATCCCAACGGGAATTTATACCATTCCTGAAATCAGCTCCGTGGGGAAAACCGAGCAGCAGCTCACGGCGCTGAAGGTGCCTTACGAGGTGGGTCGTGCGCAGTTTAAGCATCTGGCTCGCGCGCAAATTGTGGGGATGAACGTCGGGAGTTTGAAGATTCTCTTCCACCGCGAAACTAAAGAGATCCTTGGGATCCACTGCTTTGGTGAACGCGCGGCCGAGATTATTCATATCGGCCAGGCCATTATGGAGCAGAAGAACGGTGGCAACACGATAGAGTACTTCGTGAATACCACCTTTAACTACCCCACCATGGCTGAGGCATATCGCGTGGCGGCGTTAAACGGCCTAAACCGCCTGTTTTAA
- the fabR gene encoding HTH-type transcriptional repressor FabR: MGVRAQQKERTRRSLIEAAFSQLSAERSFASLSLREVAREAGIAPTSFYRHFRDVDELGLTMVDESGLMLRQLMRQARQRIAKGGSVIRTSVSTFMEFIGNNPNAFRLLLRERSGTSSAFRAAVAREIQHFIAELADYLELENRMPRSFTEAQAEAMVIIVFNAGAEALDIDIEQRRQLEERLVLQLRMISKGAYYWYRREQEKLAVTLESHG, encoded by the coding sequence ATGGGCGTCAGAGCACAGCAAAAAGAACGAACACGTCGTTCGCTGATTGAGGCGGCATTTAGCCAGCTCAGCGCCGAGCGAAGCTTTGCCAGCCTCAGCCTGCGGGAGGTTGCCCGGGAAGCGGGTATTGCTCCTACCTCATTCTATCGTCACTTTCGTGACGTTGATGAGCTTGGCTTAACCATGGTCGACGAGAGTGGACTGATGCTGCGCCAGCTAATGCGTCAGGCGCGTCAGCGTATCGCCAAGGGCGGCAGCGTGATCCGCACGTCCGTCTCTACCTTTATGGAATTCATCGGTAATAATCCCAATGCTTTCCGTCTGCTTTTACGGGAACGGTCAGGCACATCGTCGGCCTTCCGCGCGGCTGTTGCGCGCGAGATCCAGCATTTTATTGCCGAACTGGCGGACTACCTCGAACTCGAGAACCGTATGCCGCGCAGTTTCACCGAGGCGCAGGCCGAGGCAATGGTGATTATAGTCTTTAACGCCGGAGCCGAGGCGTTGGATATTGATATTGAACAACGCCGTCAGCTTGAAGAGAGGCTGGTGCTTCAGCTGCGAATGATTTCGAAGGGCGCTTATTACTGGTATCGACGTGAACAGGAGAAGCTGGCGGTGACGCTTGAATCTCATGGTTAA
- a CDS encoding YijD family membrane protein, whose protein sequence is MSLPTGRDRGTLLLAFLSGLAINGTFSVLFSSLVPFSIFPLITLGLSAWCLHHRYLNRSMPDGMPPLAAGFFLLGILLYSAIVRAEYPAIGSNFIPTVLMVALVFWLVLRLKRNR, encoded by the coding sequence ATGAGTTTACCTACAGGTCGGGACAGAGGCACGCTGTTGCTGGCATTTCTCAGCGGTCTTGCGATCAACGGAACGTTTTCGGTGTTATTCAGTTCCCTGGTGCCGTTCTCAATTTTCCCGCTTATTACGCTGGGGCTGTCCGCCTGGTGCCTGCACCATCGCTATTTGAACCGATCCATGCCGGACGGAATGCCACCGCTTGCCGCCGGTTTTTTTCTGTTAGGTATTCTGCTTTACAGCGCTATCGTTCGCGCAGAATATCCTGCTATTGGTTCAAACTTCATTCCAACCGTTCTGATGGTTGCGCTGGTATTCTGGCTTGTGTTAAGACTCAAACGAAATCGTTAG